The Euphorbia lathyris chromosome 2, ddEupLath1.1, whole genome shotgun sequence genome includes a window with the following:
- the LOC136220757 gene encoding putative germin-like protein 2-1: protein MAFNIVFLGLVALTFTLALSDHAPLQDFCVADPTKPVFVNGMTCKDPKQVSANDFFWSGLHMAGNTSNPVGSKVTPVTVTQLPGLNTLGISMARIDFAPLGINPPHTHPRATEIVTVLEGCIEVGFVTSNPENRLITKVLNKGDVFVFPVGLVHYQRNTAHWNAVAIVALSSQNPGVVSIANSVFGSNPDIPADILGKAFQLDSSVIAGLQAKF, encoded by the coding sequence ATGGCATTTAACATTGTTTTCTTAGGGCTTGTTGCACTCACTTTCACTCTTGCATTATCCGATCATGCTCCTCTCCAGGACTTCTGCGTAGCTGACCCAACCAAGCCAGTTTTCGTAAACGGAATGACATGCAAGGACCCAAAGCAAGTTTCAGCAAATGATTTCTTCTGGAGCGGACTTCATATGGCAGGCAACACATCAAACCCAGTAGGTTCAAAAGTGACACCAGTTACAGTAACCCAATTGCCAGGACTCAACACACTAGGCATATCCATGGCTCGCATTGATTTTGCACCTTTGGGTATAAACCCACCCCACACTCACCCTAGGGCTACTGAGATTGTTACTGTTTTGGAAGGATGTATTGAAGTTGGATTTGTCACTTCTAATCCTGAGAATAGGCTTATTACTAAAGTTCTTAACAAAGGAGATGTTTTTGTGTTTCCTGTGGGTTTGGTTCATTACCAGAGAAATACTGCTCACTGGAACGCTGTTGCTATTGTTGCTCTCAGTAGCCAAAACCCTGGTGTTGTTTCCATTGCTAATTCTGTTTTTGGGTCTAATCCTGATATTCCTGCTGATATTCTTGGAAAAGCTTTCCAGCTTGATAGCTCTGTAATTGCTGGACTCCAGGCTAAGTTCTAG
- the LOC136220756 gene encoding putative germin-like protein 2-1, producing MAFNIVFLGLIALTFTLALSDHAPLQDFCVADPTKPVFVNGMTCKDPKQVSANDFFWSGLHMAGNTSNPVGSKVTPVTVTQLPGLNTLGIAMARIDFAPLGINPPHTHPRATEIVTVLEGSIEVGFVTSNPENRLITKVLNKGDVFVFPVGLVHYQRNTAHWNAVAIVALSSQNPGVVSIANSVFGSNPDIPADILGKAFQLDSSVIAGLQAKF from the coding sequence ATGGCTTTCAACATTGTTTTCTTAGGGCTTATTGCACTCACTTTCACTCTTGCGTTATCCGATCATGCTCCTCTCCAGGACTTCTGCGTAGCTGACCCAACCAAGCCAGTTTTCGTAAACGGAATGACATGCAAAGACCCAAAGCAAGTTTCAGCAAATGATTTCTTCTGGAGCGGACTTCATATGGCAGGCAACACATCAAACCCAGTAGGTTCAAAAGTGACACCAGTTACAGTAACCCAATTGCCAGGACTAAACACACTAGGCATAGCCATGGCTCGCATTGATTTTGCACCTTTGGGTATAAACCCACCCCACACTCACCCTAGGGCTACTGAGATTGTTACTGTTTTGGAAGGCTCTATTGAAGTTGGATTTGTGACTTCTAATCCTGAGAATAGGCTTATTACTAAAGTTCTTAACAAAGGAGATGTTTTTGTGTTTCCTGTGGGTTTGGTTCATTACCAGAGAAATACTGCTCATTGGAATGCTGTTGCTATTGTTGCTCTCAGTAGCCAAAACCCTGGTGTTGTTTCCATTGCTAATTCTGTTTTTGGGTCTAATCCTGATATTCCTGCTGATATTCTTGGAAAAGCTTTCCAGCTTGATAGCTCTGTAATTGCTGGACTCCAGGCTAAGTTCTAG
- the LOC136219090 gene encoding autophagy-related protein 8C-like, which produces MAKSSFKLEHPLERRQAESARIREKYPDRIPVIVERADRSDIPDIDKKKYLVPADLTVGQFVYVVRKRIKLSAEKAIFIFVKNILPPTAAMMSAIYEENKDEDGFLYMTYSGENTFGELL; this is translated from the exons ATGGCCAAGAGCTCTTTCAAGTTGGAGCACCCCCTTG AAAGGAGGCAGGCAGAATCAGCTCGCATCAGGGAGAAATATCCTGATAGAATACCA GTTATTGTTGAGAGGGCTGACAGAAGTGACATACCTGACATCGACAAAAAGAA ATATCTTGTTCCTGCTGACTTGACTGTCGGCCAGTTCGTCTATGTGGTCCGGAAGAGAATAAAGCTCAGTGCTGAGAAGGCAATATTCATCTTTGTCAAGAACATTTTGCCACCAACTG CTGCCATGATGTCTGCAATTTATGAGGAAAACAAAGATGAGGATGGATTCCTGTACATGACGTACAGTGGTGAGAACACATTCGGAGAGTTACTCTAA